The following proteins are encoded in a genomic region of Mycolicibacterium confluentis:
- a CDS encoding cupin domain-containing protein, translated as MESISLTKVVEEQLAAARTAKAGRSAQTVRGGHDHFLRETVIALAGGQALAEHDSPGEATLQVLAGKVRLAAGEDAVELATGDFAVIPRSRHSLEALEDSAVLLTVLADSREAH; from the coding sequence CAGCTCGCGGCGGCCCGCACGGCCAAAGCCGGACGCTCGGCCCAGACGGTGCGCGGCGGCCACGACCACTTCCTGCGGGAGACCGTGATCGCCCTGGCCGGGGGCCAGGCCCTGGCCGAGCACGACAGCCCCGGTGAGGCCACGCTGCAGGTGCTGGCGGGAAAGGTGCGCCTGGCCGCTGGCGAGGACGCCGTCGAGTTGGCGACGGGTGATTTCGCGGTGATCCCGCGCAGCCGGCACTCGCTTGAGGCGCTTGAGGATTCCGCGGTGCTGCTGACGGTTCTGGCCGACAGTCGCGAAGCACACTGA
- the mbtM gene encoding long-chain-fatty acid--ACP ligase MbtM: protein MSVLASALTQSMTQSSHSLVVLDRDSGEWIPRPWQEVHARAENVAERVADGPLGDIGLVGEVSVEFVAAIQGAWLAGRAVSILPSPIRGADPAQWATSTLTRFTDIGVGTVLSTGETLGLLRDAGSPLRLLDLPDVAHQQRSTTFHAVPNDTGCAVLQGTAGSTGTPRTAMLSPHAVLNNVGGLLTHTGVDPGVDVGLTWLPVYHDMGLTFLLSGALAGADMWLAPTSAFSASPFRWLTWLSQSRASLTAAPNFAYNVIGKYARRVPEVDLSALRFAINGGEPIDCDGFAQFLSELSRFGLDPGAAAPSYGLAEATCAVTAPTPGTGLHHDELLDPATESVRRHAILGEPIPGMELRISPSEQHSADAGRDVGEVEIRGTSMMSGYLGGESLAPGEWFRTGDIGYLTDGGLVVCGRAKELITVAGRNIFPTEVERVAAGVRGVREGAVVAVGTDEGSTRPGLVIVAEFRGPDQDGARGELISRVASECGVVPADVVFLAPGSLPRTSSGKLRRLEVKRDLEGVRT, encoded by the coding sequence GTGAGCGTCCTCGCGTCGGCGCTGACGCAGTCGATGACGCAGTCCTCGCACAGCCTGGTGGTGCTGGATCGGGACAGCGGCGAGTGGATTCCTCGTCCGTGGCAGGAGGTGCACGCCCGCGCCGAGAACGTCGCCGAGCGCGTCGCCGACGGCCCCCTCGGCGACATCGGTCTGGTGGGCGAAGTCTCGGTCGAGTTCGTCGCCGCCATCCAGGGCGCCTGGCTGGCTGGTCGCGCGGTGTCGATCCTGCCGTCCCCGATCCGCGGCGCCGACCCCGCCCAGTGGGCGACGTCCACTCTGACCCGGTTCACCGACATCGGTGTCGGGACGGTGCTGTCCACCGGCGAGACCCTCGGCCTGCTGCGCGACGCCGGTTCCCCACTGCGCCTTCTCGACCTCCCCGACGTCGCGCACCAGCAGCGGTCCACGACGTTTCACGCGGTGCCCAACGACACGGGCTGTGCGGTGCTGCAGGGCACCGCCGGTTCCACCGGCACACCCCGCACGGCGATGCTGTCCCCGCACGCCGTGCTCAACAACGTCGGCGGCCTGCTCACGCACACCGGCGTGGACCCGGGTGTCGACGTCGGTCTGACGTGGCTGCCGGTGTACCACGACATGGGCCTGACATTCCTGCTCAGCGGGGCGCTCGCCGGCGCCGACATGTGGCTGGCGCCCACCTCCGCGTTCTCGGCGTCGCCGTTCCGATGGCTCACCTGGTTGTCGCAGAGTCGCGCATCCCTGACTGCCGCACCGAATTTCGCCTATAACGTGATCGGCAAGTACGCCCGTCGCGTGCCGGAGGTCGATCTGTCGGCACTGCGTTTCGCCATCAACGGTGGCGAACCGATCGACTGTGACGGCTTTGCGCAGTTCCTCTCGGAGTTGAGCCGGTTCGGACTCGATCCGGGCGCCGCCGCACCCTCGTATGGGCTGGCCGAGGCCACCTGTGCCGTCACCGCGCCGACACCGGGCACCGGCCTGCACCACGACGAGCTGCTGGACCCGGCAACGGAATCCGTGCGCCGGCACGCCATCCTCGGTGAGCCGATCCCCGGTATGGAACTGCGCATCTCCCCCTCCGAACAGCACTCGGCGGATGCCGGGCGTGACGTCGGCGAGGTCGAGATCCGCGGCACCTCGATGATGTCGGGATACCTCGGCGGTGAAAGCCTGGCCCCCGGCGAGTGGTTCCGCACCGGTGACATCGGCTACCTGACCGACGGCGGTCTGGTGGTCTGCGGGCGCGCCAAGGAACTCATCACGGTGGCGGGGCGCAACATCTTCCCCACCGAGGTCGAACGCGTCGCCGCCGGCGTGCGCGGCGTGCGCGAGGGCGCCGTCGTCGCGGTCGGCACCGACGAGGGATCGACGCGTCCGGGCCTGGTGATCGTCGCCGAGTTCCGCGGGCCCGATCAGGACGGCGCCCGTGGCGAACTCATCTCGCGGGTGGCCTCCGAATGTGGTGTCGTGCCAGCAGATGTGGTGTTCCTGGCACCGGGTTCGCTGCCGCGCACCTCGTCGGGCAAGCTGCGCCGACTCGAAGTCAAACGCGACCTGGAAGGGGTTCGGACATGA
- the mbtN gene encoding mycobactin biosynthesis acyl-ACP dehydrogenase MbtN, whose amino-acid sequence MTATIGASLEEYRDLLAEVFDDRVTAWTAEAEETERFPRKLIEHLGSSGVFTAKWGDSQHPDVAKLLELAYRLGRLGSAGIGVGVSLHDSAIAILRRFGKSDHLKAICEQAIRGESVLCIGASEESGGSDLQICETEIRSARDGFEVRGVKKFVSLSPIADHIMVVARSVDHDPNSRHGSVALIAVPTAQTEVQTPYRKVGAGPLDTAAVHIDTWVPADALIARAGTGLAAISWGLAHERMSVAGQVASSCQRVLGITHARMVNRRQFGSTLFEHQALRMRMADMQARVDLLRHGLNGVAAVNKLDLRTAAALKVTAARLGEEVINECMHIFGGAGYLVDETPLGRWWRDMKLARVGGGTDEVLWELVAAAMKPDHDGYAELIGGAVPD is encoded by the coding sequence ATGACGGCGACCATCGGGGCCTCGCTCGAGGAGTACCGGGACCTGCTCGCCGAGGTCTTCGACGACCGCGTGACGGCCTGGACCGCAGAGGCCGAGGAGACCGAACGCTTTCCTCGCAAACTGATCGAACACCTGGGCAGCTCAGGGGTTTTCACCGCCAAGTGGGGCGATTCCCAGCACCCCGACGTCGCCAAACTCCTGGAGTTGGCCTACCGGCTGGGGCGTTTGGGTTCGGCCGGCATCGGAGTCGGTGTCAGCCTGCATGACTCGGCGATCGCGATCCTGCGCAGGTTCGGCAAGTCGGATCACCTCAAGGCGATCTGCGAACAGGCCATCCGCGGCGAGTCGGTCCTGTGCATCGGCGCCTCCGAGGAGTCGGGCGGCTCCGACCTGCAGATCTGTGAGACCGAGATCCGTTCGGCGCGAGACGGTTTCGAAGTCCGGGGCGTCAAGAAGTTCGTGTCGCTGTCCCCTATCGCCGACCACATCATGGTGGTGGCCCGCAGCGTCGACCACGACCCGAACAGCCGGCACGGCAGCGTGGCGCTGATCGCGGTGCCGACCGCGCAGACCGAGGTGCAGACGCCCTACCGCAAGGTCGGCGCCGGACCCCTGGACACCGCGGCGGTGCACATCGACACCTGGGTGCCCGCCGACGCCCTGATCGCGCGCGCCGGGACCGGACTGGCCGCCATCTCCTGGGGCCTGGCGCACGAGCGGATGTCGGTCGCCGGGCAGGTCGCCTCGTCGTGCCAGCGGGTGCTGGGCATCACCCATGCCCGCATGGTCAACCGCAGGCAGTTCGGCTCAACGCTTTTCGAGCATCAGGCACTGCGGATGCGAATGGCTGACATGCAGGCCCGCGTTGATCTTCTGCGGCACGGACTCAACGGCGTCGCCGCGGTGAACAAGCTCGATCTGCGCACCGCCGCAGCGTTGAAGGTGACGGCGGCCCGCCTGGGCGAAGAGGTCATCAACGAGTGCATGCACATCTTCGGCGGCGCGGGCTACCTCGTCGACGAGACGCCGCTGGGCCGCTGGTGGCGTGACATGAAGTTGGCGCGCGTGGGCGGCGGCACCGACGAGGTGCTGTGGGAACTGGTGGCCGCGGCGATGAAGCCCGACCATGACGGCTACGCCGAACTCATCGGCGGCGCAGTTCCCGACTGA
- a CDS encoding GNAT family N-acetyltransferase, whose protein sequence is MTDSVSSAALPVLPRELTDISDEVRAVPPPPTPVLADPYAIRVVDADADAALISEWMNRPHLVEAWEYPWPEERWRAYLSAQLAGQYSRPLIGSFKGEPLAYVEVYRAAKDSIAPRYDADPYDLGLHAAIADLRIVNRGFGPLLLPRVAKSLFELEPQCQRIMFDPDHRNSAARRLCEYAGCEFLGEHDMANRRMSLYALHRPRD, encoded by the coding sequence ATGACCGATTCCGTTTCGTCTGCCGCGCTGCCCGTTCTGCCCCGCGAACTCACGGACATCTCCGACGAGGTGCGCGCGGTTCCGCCACCCCCGACGCCGGTCCTCGCTGACCCGTACGCGATCCGGGTGGTGGACGCAGATGCAGACGCCGCGCTGATCTCCGAGTGGATGAACCGACCACACCTGGTCGAGGCGTGGGAGTACCCGTGGCCCGAGGAGCGCTGGCGTGCCTACCTGAGCGCGCAACTCGCGGGACAGTACTCGCGCCCTCTGATCGGCAGCTTCAAGGGTGAGCCGCTGGCCTACGTCGAGGTCTACCGTGCCGCCAAGGATTCGATCGCGCCGCGGTATGACGCCGATCCGTACGACCTGGGTCTGCACGCAGCCATCGCCGACCTGCGGATCGTCAACCGGGGCTTCGGTCCGCTGCTGCTGCCTCGCGTGGCCAAGAGCCTGTTCGAACTCGAACCGCAGTGTCAGCGCATCATGTTCGACCCGGATCACCGCAACTCGGCGGCGCGGCGCCTGTGTGAATACGCCGGCTGCGAGTTCCTCGGCGAGCACGACATGGCCAACCGCAGGATGTCGCTCTACGCACTGCACCGGCCGCGGGACTGA